From the Vespa velutina chromosome 5, iVesVel2.1, whole genome shotgun sequence genome, the window ATGTAACTGGTGAAAAATGTGTggtaatttgtaatttattattaaaaataatattaataaaaaattaaatatctacaTAGGCAAAGAAAGTTCAAGAAACTATATGTGAGATGCAAGAGccattgaaaaaagaattaatagaaGGTGTTGCAATTCTTATAGAAGATGTTGCACAATTTGATGTGGACTTTGAATTAGAAGGTCCTATGATTGAAGGAATACCAGCTGCAGAAGCTAGTGAAAGGTTTGCTgcttgatattttataattattatgtattttattttatgtaaaaattatcttcATAATTTAATCCATATTATTGGATAATAGAGTTGTAGCATTTCAAGCACGTTTTGACGAGTTATGGGATAGATATGAAACTTATAGTAGCGGTGAAACTTTATTTGGAATACCCGTAAGAGAGTATCCTGAATTACAGCACAGGAAAAGAGAACTTAATttgttacaaaaattatattcattatatgcACAAGTTATACGAACAATAGATAGTTACTACAGTATAGCTTGGTCTGATATTGACATTGAATCTATTGTAGCTGAATTAACAGAATTTCAaaataagtaagaaagaataataaaagaaaaatttacaagtattcatttttaataaatatttgataaatgtaattaatgtttctattattatttaatttcaggTGTCGGAGATTACCTAAAGCTATGAGGGAATGGCCTGCTTATAttgatttaaagaaaaaaatcgatgattttaGTGAGACATGCCCATTACTTGAAATGATGGCAAATAAGGCTATGAAAGCTCGGCATTGGGAACGGATGTCCAAGTTATgtcatttcttctttgatgTAGAATCTGAGACATTTACACTAGCAAATGCTCTAGAAGCacctttattaaaatataaagatgacGTTGAGGTATATTTCACacaatacatttaaattaattttataatttattcagtatttatgattaatatcattatcatatatattatgcttttaatattattcaggACATATGTATTAGTGCAGTAAAAGAAACAGACATAGAACGTAAACTAAAACAAGTGATTGCTGACTGGGCTGTTGTAAATTTACAgttttctcattttaaacAAAGAGGAGAGTTATTGCTTAAAGGAGTTGAAACAGCTGAAATAATATCTCAACTTGAAGACAGTTTGATGGTGATCAGTTCTTTAATGGCAAACcggtataaatttcattatatttgtattaaatagaagataattatatataatatattttatagatacaaTACATATTTCAAGAAAGATATTCAATTATGGCAAAAGAAATTAAGTAATACATCAGAAATATTGTCCACGTGGTTAATCGTACAAAATTTATGGGCCTATTTAGAAGCTGTATTCATCGGTGGTGATATATCAAAGCAACTTCCAGCTGAAGCAAAACgctttaatgtaaaataaaataacaaaataagtataattaaaaaaaagataaataatttataaaaatattataaaatatcataataattaaatattttatctattaatgCATATGATAGTATAGTAGTATTAAAACATTCACATTTATCGAAATAGTCAATTGATAAGTCATGGGTTAAAGTTATGAATCGTGCACATGATAAACTAAATGCAGTGGAAACGTGTACAGAAGATGAAACTATGGGTCAACTCTTACCTTATTTGTTAGAACAGTTAGAATCTTGTCAGAAATCTCTTAGTGGGTGagttaatagaattaaaaaatatgctacaaacataacaattatttgatttaatattaaaattggtTATTCAAACAGATATCTGGAAACAAAACGTGTTATATTTCCAAGATTTTGTTTCATATCTGATCCAACATTATTGGAAATTCTTGGACAAGCTGCTGATTGTCATgctatacaaaattatttagatggtttctttgataatattgGAAAggtaattaaatttgtataatatataatgaattttatttattaaatatatctttattttcactAGTTGGAATTTTCTGAAAaggaatatgaaaatattatagcaATGTATTCtcgcgaaaaagagaaaatcgtaCTTGAAAAAGTAGTTGTATGTTTAGGTGGTGTAGAAAATTGGTTAAATATGTTACTATCTGTACATCAATTGTCGGTTGCCGCTGTAATTGCACAAGGAATGAGTTTGTTAAATACTCCtgattttgatataatatcattgatagATAATTCTGTATTGCAAGTAAgaagttttataaaatattattaaatatgcatatattttttactaataCATAAAATTCGATCAGGTTGCATTGCTTGCAATTCAAGTTATATGGACTCGTGATGCTGAAGCGGCAATGAATGCATCAAGACGAGATAAAACCATCATGCGTAAAACTAACGAGTGGTTTTTGGATTTATTAAATGCTCTAATAGAAGTAACTGTGAAGGATCTTACATCATATgctagaaaaaaatatgaagctTTAATTACAATTCATGTACATCAAAGGTAAGAAACAAATAGTTTTATAGGAAaatgtatacaatattttattggaaaatgtaaaatttatactttaatacatttttgatgtataataattatatttattttaaataaaaaatacaaaatattgcaGAGATATATTTGACgagttatatcatttaaaaattcgaaatgtACAAGATTTTGAGTGGCTGAAGCAAAGTAGATTctattataatgatgataaggAACAAATTCTGATTAGAATTACAGATGTAGAATTTATCtatcaaaatgaatttttggGTTGTAGCGAGAGACTCGTTATTACACCTCTCACAGATAGATGTTATATAACACTTTCACAAGCCGTTGgtaaacattgaaaaaatataagtttatagtgataatatattatatgctattattatgcttatttattatttatataggtaTGAATTTTGGTGGTGCACCAGCAGGTCCTGCTGGTACTGGAAAAACAGAAACTACAAAAGATATGGGAAAAGCATTAGGAAAATACGTTGTCGTATTTAATTGTTCTGATCAAATGGATTTTCGTGGTTTAGGTAGAATATTTAAAGGATTGGCACAAGCAGGTATTTGGGGTTGTTTTGATGAATTCAATCGGATAGAATTACCTGTACTTTCTGTTGCTGCTCAACAAATAGCAATTGTGCTTAAtgcaaggaaagaaagaaaaacacattttctttttaggtaacattaaaataatatttaatcattcttAAATCAAACTCTTAGGATCAAATCCTAACATTATTTACAGTGATGGTGAAACATATAAACTTAATTACGAagttggaatatttattacaatgaatCCAGGCTATGCTGGACGACAAGAATTACcagagaatttaaaaatacaatttagaAGTGTAGCTATGATGGTCCCAGATAGACAAGTACTTTTTTATTAGAGTTTATgcagaaattttattaattttaatatcttatatttcaattttattctttttagatAATTATGCGCGTCAAACTTGCAGCCTGCGGCTTTTTACAGAATATCATGTTAGCACGGAAATTTTTTACACTATATGCTTTGTGTGAAGAACAGCTTAGTAAACAAGTGCATTATGATTTTggtttacgaaatattttatcgtgtTTACGAACACTTGGTGCACAAAAGCGTGCACGTCCTAATGAATCAGAGGAAACAACGCTAATGAGAGTACTTCGgtataatcaatttattacagatgtgatataaattatctcaaatataataaccatatttatattaataatattatattttttcagagATATGAACTTATCGAAATTAGTAGATGAAGATGAACCTCTGTTTATATCACTCATTGAAGATATGTTTCCAGGGATCAAATTAACGACACAAACATATAAAGAATTACAGAAAGGAATAGAAGATGCTACAGTTGATTTAGGAATAATGAATCATCCTGAATGGAATTTAAAAACTATTCAAGTAAGAAAGCAATTATTGTAGccaaaatgttaattattaacatttaataaatgaatatttattaactatattaatatatatatataatttagctCTATGAAACATCTTTAGTTCGTCATGGTCTGATGGTGCTTGGTCCTACAGGAACTGGAAAAACTCGATGTATGTGGGCATTAATGAAAGCTCTAACACAAATGGGTATATTTCATAAAGAAGTTAGAATGAACCCTaaagtatgtataatacatactgtattaatattattactttttataaatctaaaaagagatatgtgatttattatttacttcagGCTATAACAGCATCACAAATGTTTGGTAAATTGGATGTTGCAACAAATGATTGGACAGATGGTATATTTTCGACATTATGGAGAAGATCtgttcaaatgaaaaaaactgAACATTTATGGATTGTATTAGACGGACCAGTTGATGCAGTATGGAtcgaaaatttaaattcaGTATTAGATGACAATAAAACCTTAACTTTAGCAAATGGAGATCGAATAATTATGTCTTCAACTAGTAAATTAGTATTTGAACCAGATAATGTTGATAATGCATCACCAGCAACGATATCACGCATGGGAATGGTCTTCATTAGTTCTTCTGTATTAAAATGGCATAACATATTAGAGGTGACTTTTATTTGGAATTCAAGATTTTGCATATTGTgaatcattaatatctttaggCCTGGCTAAAGACGCGTCCAAATCAAGAAGTGGACATATTACGTTCActatttcgtaaaatatatgatGATGCTCTTGTATTTGTCTTAACAAAGCTTCAGGCAAAGATGACGCTTTTGGAAGCAATTTACATACGTCAAACTACTGATCTATTAAATGGCTTGCTTACAAACAATGATAGTAAGTTTACACAAGAACAAGTGTTATGTAATAATACTCTCATATttgacgtttatttttttatgttttataattttcagaaatattaaataacatccatatagaaaaattattcttattttctattatgtgGAGTCTAGGAGCAGTGTTAGAACTTGATGCACGTTATGCTTTACAAGAGTTTCTTTTAGCTCATAAATCGCATTGTCATTGGCCAACTGTAgaagttaatataaatattattatttccatttattacataatacatttatattaatatattgtagGAAGATGAAacaattttcgaatatttagTATCCGATCAAGGATCTTGGATACATTGGAATGATATGGTTCCAGAATTTGAATATCCTTCAGATCatgttttgaaatattataaaatattagttCCTAATGTAGATAATACaagaacattatttttaattgatataatagcAAAACAAGAGAAAGCAGTTCTTCTAAttggtaaaataatatatttttattaataagtgtgtttatatcttttttacatatcttttataaaataaatataattaataaaatattatattgtatataggaGAGCAAGGTACTGCAAAAACAGTTATGATTAAAAGTTATATGTCTAATTTTGATTCTGAATATCATCTTCAAAGgtcctttaatttttcatcggCTTCTACACCCAATATGGTTCAGGTAATTACAACAAAAatactaaatataaatattaataatatttacatgcaaatacgaataaatatgtTTCCGTAGCGTGTATTTGAAAGTTATGTTGAAAAACGCGTTGGAAATACTTACGGACCTCCTAGTGGACGAAAACTTACTGTTTTCATAGATGATATAAATATGcctgaaataaatgaatgggGTGATCAAATAACAAATGAAGTTGTTCGTCAATTAATGGAATATAAAGGATTTTATTCATTGGACAAACCTGGTGACTTCAGTACGTTACAAGATATTATGATACTTGCTGCTATGATTCATCCAGGAGGTGGTAGAAACGATATACCACCAAGGTTAAAGcgacaatttaatatttttaattgtacatTACCATCTAATAAATCTATGGATGCTATTTTTGGTAagttttatgtttattttattatttaaaatataattacatgttatatatattcatcatctttttctctcttagatatatttaatatttattgcttTTAATCAGGTAAAATTGGCCAAGGATACTTTTGCTTGACTAGATTTTCTGAAGTTATAGTGAATTTTATACCAAAATTAGTACCTTTAACACGAATCTTATGGCAAAAaaccaaaataaaaatgttgccCACTCCAGCaaaatttcattatgtttttaatttaagaGATTTGTCACGTATTTGGGAAGGTATTCTTAAAATTGAAAGGGCCGAATGTGAAACTATTACaacattattaaaactttGGGATCACGAATGCTCTCGTGTAATATCTGATAGATTTATAACGGCTGAAGATAATAAATGGTTTCATAATGCATTAAAGCAAACTGCAGAAGAAATTTTGGATACAGAATTTCGATATTATGAAGATGTAGAAacatattttgttaattttttacgCGATCCTCCAGAACCAACAGGAGATGAACCAGAGGATTTTGTCTTTGAAGCACCAAAAATTTATGAGGAGATACCAAGGTgcataagtataataatttatacagaGTAAGGGCTATGTTCTATATTTAAGCTGAATTTTAATTTggatatattcatttatttttagctATAAAGTAGTTATAAAAAGAGTTAAGCAAAATATGGAACAGTTTAATGAATACATACGTGGAATACATCTTGATTTAGTTTTATTCCATGATGCTCTTGTACATTTAATACGGATATCAAGAATACTTGGATCGCCAAGGAGTCATGCAATGCTAGTAGGTGTTGGAGGATCTGGTAAACAAAGTTTAACAAGATTAGCTTCCTTCATTGCAGGTTTcacattttttcaaataacttTATCTAGGTTAGTATTCTCTAATTTATAATCActgtctttttattaattatataataaatgatcaatAAAAAACACAATATTTCTAGAATCTATAATGTGGCAAGTTTAAtggacgatttaaaaaaattgtatcgtGAAGCTGGTACTGTTAGCAAAGGATtgacatttatatttactgATAATGAGATCAAAGATGAAGCTTTTCTggagtatataaataatattttaagtgTAGGCGAGATTGCCGGTTTATTTCCTAAAGATGAATTAGATGATATTTATACAATAGTAACACCACTTATGAGAAAAGATGATCCTAAAAGACCTCCACTACAGGATAATCttcatgattattttataacacgAGCACGAGATAACCTGCACATAGTTTTATGTTTTTCACCAGTAAGATTTCATATTTGCgctattaactttttttcatttaatttttaatccaatatttaatataatattatataatttaatattgtacattttttaatataatgaagcataattttttttttacaaaattataattttgtttttgtattataaagGTTGGAGAAAAATTTAGATTACGTGCATTGAAATTTCCTGCACTCATATCTGGCTGTACAATGAATTGGTTTAGTAAATGGCCAAAAGATGCATTATATCAAGTAGGTGAACATGTTTTGAATCCGTTCGAAATTCAGTGTACTTCTGAAGTAAAGCAACAATTAATTCAAGTAATGGGTGATATTCAAGATGATGTTAATGATATTTGTATAGAATATTTCAATAGGTAATaacaaatttacaattttattatttatttattattcacttTGATTGTACCTAATAATTACTTCAGTTGTGATATCAAAAAGGTTTCGGCGGCAAACATACGTCACACCAAAGTCATTTCTAGTATTTCTTAATGGTTATAAAGAGATTTATGAacaaaatttgaataatattaatatgctTGCTGTTCGTATGAGTAATGGTTTAAGCAAGTTAGTTGATGCTGCTATACAAGTTGATGAATTACGTAaaatattagagaaaaatCTACAAGAAATCgctcaaaaaaatattcaagtgGAAgctgtatgtatttttatcagaaaactacttttatttcttataatcattaaaagttacatattattttgtagATAGTAATCACTGTTAATGAGAAGAAAAGTGAAGCAGAAACAGTTAAAGCAACAGTACAGATAACAAAAAATCAAGCTGAAGCACTATTGAAGGTGATTGCTGCAGATAAATTAGtagcagaaaaaaaattgaaagctGCAGAACCAGCATTATTAGAAGCTGAAGCTGCATTGCAGGTATTCAAAATATCAAGTTATTGCagttaatcattatttcaattataacatttaaataataacaaaaaatatatttttagactATAAAAGCATCCGATATTGCCACTGTACGTAAATTAGCCAAACCGCCCTATTTAATTACTTTGATTATGGATTGTGTGTTGatattatttggaaaaaaattagaacatGTTAAGCCAGATCCAGAACGTCAATTTTTAGTAGCCTCTTGGACTGAAGCTTTTAAAGTATATAactgataattatgatatataattatttgtatataatgttgttatcttgaaatttatttatataggttATGACTGATACTAGATTTTTATACAACTTGCAACAATTTcctaaagataatattaatggaGAAATTGTAGATTTAATGTATCCATATTTAAATTAccctttatatacatatgaagcTGCAAAGCAGGCCTGTGGTAATGTAGCTGGTCTAATACAATGGACTATTGCAATGGTAGCTTTTtatggaataaataaagatgtaCTTCCATTAAAGGCAAATTTGGCCATACAAGAAGGAAAGTATGAAAGAGCTAATCGAAATTTACGTCAAGCAGAagctttattaaaagaaaaagatgaagactTAAGACAAGTGCAGAAAGAATATGATGCTGTGATGCAAGAAAGACAGGTAAACACAATGCTAATATGTGCTGTCTATAGCGTTAAATCTATATTACATGTctattgtttattctttttcagatAATAGTTGATCAAGCTGAAGCATATCAAGCAAAAACTGATACAGCAACTGCTATGATTGAAGGATTGTCTGGTGAAAGAGTACGATGGACGGAACAAGTAGCTTTGTTTAAATCAGAAATCGAACGACTCGTTGGAGATGTTGTAATATTAACtggatttctttcttattgtgGTCCATTTAATCAAGAAATTCGTGTTTTACTACAGCGAAAGTGGTTTGATTTTCTTCGGGATAAAGACATTCCATGTTCTAAGACTATAAACATTGTTGATGTGTTGACTGATACAGCAACGGTAggattcgtttatttatattatatttgttattacgtttaatttgaatgcatataatattaatactaaatGTTATTTCATATAGATAGGAGAATGGAATTTGCAAGGTTTACCCACTGATGAATTATCTATTCAAAATGGTATAATTGTAACAAAAGCAATTAGATATCCACTTTTAATTGATCCACAGTTACAAGGTAAAACatggattaaaaataaagaaaaggattttGAGTTACAAGTGggtattgttataattatttaaatatatatgcatatatacaaaataaaagtttatataaacttttcttattattaaacaatgcATTTTTCATTGTAGATAACACTCTTATCTCATAAATACTTCAGAAACCATTTAGAAGATTCTGTTTCCCTTGGACGACCATTACTTATTGAGGATGTAGCAGAAGAATTAGATCCTGTTTTAGACAacttattggaaaaaaattttataaagatagGAACTacatataaagtaataaaatgattatatttttctttacatattttaatacttcagtatttttttatttttgtcttattttaGGTTAAATTAGGTGATAAGGAAGTAGATATTAGCAAAGATTTTAGACTTTACATTACAACAAAGTTCCCAAATCCTTCATATAATCCAGAAGTATTTGCACGTGTTTCAGTAATCGATTTTACTGTAACAATGAAaggtacaatttttattattatgtatattggCAGATCTTTACAATTGTCATTTATCTGTATTtagagtaataattatataatcttaACAGGCTTAGAAGATCAATTATTAGGAAGAGTTATTTTAACGGAAGAGGAAGAATTAGAGACTGAAAGAGTACAGCTAATTGCAGATGTAACTGctaatagaagaaatattaaagaattggAAGCAAATCTTTTACACAAATTAACAACAGTTCAGGTGCAtttatttgtcattatttatttttatgcttacatgttataataaataaatattaaaataaatatgagtaTATTAAAAGGGTCCCTTGATCGAAGATGTAGAGTTAATGACGGTATTAAATACAACAAAACAAACTGCTGCAGAAGTCaatgagaaattaaatattgcaagagaaacagaaattaaaatagatgCAGCTCGTGAAGAGTACAGACCGATTGCTACTCGAGGAAgtgttttatactttttaatctGTGATATGGCACATGTTAATTCTATGTATCAAACATCTCTCGTACAGTTCTTGGAACGTTTTGATATTTCAATGGCACGGTTAGTTTCATTTATAGATCATACGATGTATAAGGATGCaagatatattaatagtaaaaatgTGCAATATGTTTCAGATCTGAAAAGAGTCCTGTTATTCATAAAAGAATTCATCATGTTATAGAATATCTAACATATGAAGTGTTTAAATACAAAGCTCGGGGTTTATATgaaatacacaaatatatgttCAGTTTATTAATGACATTGAAAATTGATCTTCAACGTGGAAATATATCTCATGAAGAATTTGAATTCTTTATTAAGGGTGGTGCAGCTTTAGATTTAAAGACTGTTCAACCAAAACCTTGCAAGTGGATTACAGACGTAACATGGTTACATTTAGTTGCACTATCAGATTTGAAACAGTTTCAGTATATATTAACACAAGTACCAGCTTCTGAAAAACTTTGGAAGCTTTGGTTTGATAAAGATACTccagaagaagaaattataccggatggttataataatttagacACGTTTCGCCGCTTACTCATTATAaggtttttatatttatgaacttctataatattatatgtataattaaaaaaaaaatata encodes:
- the LOC124949025 gene encoding dynein axonemal heavy chain 8 isoform X3, producing the protein MDDFDRYIKSNYCSLPLSQMNKHLSSSNFEGGKRAIIIHYQYMTPPSIESGRWTPQYEHEKQILRCCITDGTTEQFYGKSIIVYRLRTDIEFEPKHLMDETYYAYAEVDLTSQSPIAAISDLISRLNEPAIKANVQWGELSKTERGFITAKNFIHDFSDFCEFLNTINIDLQGIVNFEINWDLYNKYLTTQQNVELNAKNREVVETGERNVQIWMKTMERAIVESQQLRRETEVIGPTGELAYWRRLLIRFSSIIECIKSPYTQAFIELLIRSNSKLMKKWKKLINHVITVQILAQDNVTYLYALEKFTKPLYRLDPTKIGKYLPALMYVVRMVYATSRFFNTRRMITAVFVKMTNQMILACKGYLTYDGTLQIWHDSKSSIISRIKDCIALYTQYYEYYDEMCKKVKECADEKPFEVSDMYVFGKFKTFKKRLIKIMDVFEITLTYSILQSSTLEGIDAFNAKFISFFNRISSKNYDPLDHRKPYFNSDYDEFKNDVAKTEIELRTFFYDTVSVTTNIETALIIVARFQKLNLKCLRIDRKYLELTNVYQNEIEEMRDRYNEDRSSPPIPRNIPSIAGRIFWIRQLYRRIEGPMNVFKTRKRVITHEYMQKCIKLYNAIISVFIHYEIIYHKSWYDSCEIVRLALSAPLFVRHPKTNKYCLNFDRFILEVIRESEHMSRFGLEVPDFIQIITICKEKIFSSYNEVKNLLEENDALSYFTVIFRRSIPIIFLNLIKIALVDLEVAFQPCLSVISWASLKISNTCENIKVKLLELQNFVKEIKDMKETRVDEMLELISSTTLLKINNYPKTPAEFLTDNIHFINIVANDLEVKSSMAEQVVIKIINKFMDLITDPNFQDIKYDWMDPEQLTKPVGSATKLISGPYETGKLKLAFSVEASAWKKLLGSALSINYKNKLMKISEYINEKNKVLLRPIKDLEDVRIAMKCLSIIRDDFITFDMELILIEETYTLMGHFNIDILKEEQDIVDSLRFNFNNMLDMAKKVQETICEMQEPLKKELIEGVAILIEDVAQFDVDFELEGPMIEGIPAAEASERVVAFQARFDELWDRYETYSSGETLFGIPVREYPELQHRKRELNLLQKLYSLYAQVIRTIDSYYSIAWSDIDIESIVAELTEFQNKCRRLPKAMREWPAYIDLKKKIDDFSETCPLLEMMANKAMKARHWERMSKLCHFFFDVESETFTLANALEAPLLKYKDDVEDICISAVKETDIERKLKQVIADWAVVNLQFSHFKQRGELLLKGVETAEIISQLEDSLMVISSLMANRYNTYFKKDIQLWQKKLSNTSEILSTWLIVQNLWAYLEAVFIGGDISKQLPAEAKRFNSIDKSWVKVMNRAHDKLNAVETCTEDETMGQLLPYLLEQLESCQKSLSGYLETKRVIFPRFCFISDPTLLEILGQAADCHAIQNYLDGFFDNIGKLEFSEKEYENIIAMYSREKEKIVLEKVVVCLGGVENWLNMLLSVHQLSVAAVIAQGMSLLNTPDFDIISLIDNSVLQVALLAIQVIWTRDAEAAMNASRRDKTIMRKTNEWFLDLLNALIEVTVKDLTSYARKKYEALITIHVHQRDIFDELYHLKIRNVQDFEWLKQSRFYYNDDKEQILIRITDVEFIYQNEFLGCSERLVITPLTDRCYITLSQAVGMNFGGAPAGPAGTGKTETTKDMGKALGKYVVVFNCSDQMDFRGLGRIFKGLAQAGIWGCFDEFNRIELPVLSVAAQQIAIVLNARKERKTHFLFSDGETYKLNYEVGIFITMNPGYAGRQELPENLKIQFRSVAMMVPDRQIIMRVKLAACGFLQNIMLARKFFTLYALCEEQLSKQVHYDFGLRNILSCLRTLGAQKRARPNESEETTLMRVLRDMNLSKLVDEDEPLFISLIEDMFPGIKLTTQTYKELQKGIEDATVDLGIMNHPEWNLKTIQLYETSLVRHGLMVLGPTGTGKTRCMWALMKALTQMGIFHKEVRMNPKAITASQMFGKLDVATNDWTDGIFSTLWRRSVQMKKTEHLWIVLDGPVDAVWIENLNSVLDDNKTLTLANGDRIIMSSTSKLVFEPDNVDNASPATISRMGMVFISSSVLKWHNILEAWLKTRPNQEVDILRSLFRKIYDDALVFVLTKLQAKMTLLEAIYIRQTTDLLNGLLTNNDKILNNIHIEKLFLFSIMWSLGAVLELDARYALQEFLLAHKSHCHWPTEDETIFEYLVSDQGSWIHWNDMVPEFEYPSDHVLKYYKILVPNVDNTRTLFLIDIIAKQEKAVLLIGEQGTAKTVMIKSYMSNFDSEYHLQRSFNFSSASTPNMVQRVFESYVEKRVGNTYGPPSGRKLTVFIDDINMPEINEWGDQITNEVVRQLMEYKGFYSLDKPGDFSTLQDIMILAAMIHPGGGRNDIPPRLKRQFNIFNCTLPSNKSMDAIFGKIGQGYFCLTRFSEVIVNFIPKLVPLTRILWQKTKIKMLPTPAKFHYVFNLRDLSRIWEGILKIERAECETITTLLKLWDHECSRVISDRFITAEDNKWFHNALKQTAEEILDTEFRYYEDVETYFVNFLRDPPEPTGDEPEDFVFEAPKIYEEIPSYKVVIKRVKQNMEQFNEYIRGIHLDLVLFHDALVHLIRISRILGSPRSHAMLVGVGGSGKQSLTRLASFIAGFTFFQITLSRIYNVASLMDDLKKLYREAGTVSKGLTFIFTDNEIKDEAFLEYINNILSVGEIAGLFPKDELDDIYTIVTPLMRKDDPKRPPLQDNLHDYFITRARDNLHIVLCFSPVGEKFRLRALKFPALISGCTMNWFSKWPKDALYQVGEHVLNPFEIQCTSEVKQQLIQVMGDIQDDVNDICIEYFNRFRRQTYVTPKSFLVFLNGYKEIYEQNLNNINMLAVRMSNGLSKLVDAAIQVDELRKILEKNLQEIAQKNIQVEAIVITVNEKKSEAETVKATVQITKNQAEALLKVIAADKLVAEKKLKAAEPALLEAEAALQTIKASDIATVRKLAKPPYLITLIMDCVLILFGKKLEHVKPDPERQFLVASWTEAFKVMTDTRFLYNLQQFPKDNINGEIVDLMYPYLNYPLYTYEAAKQACGNVAGLIQWTIAMVAFYGINKDVLPLKANLAIQEGKYERANRNLRQAEALLKEKDEDLRQVQKEYDAVMQERQIIVDQAEAYQAKTDTATAMIEGLSGERVRWTEQVALFKSEIERLVGDVVILTGFLSYCGPFNQEIRVLLQRKWFDFLRDKDIPCSKTINIVDVLTDTATIGEWNLQGLPTDELSIQNGIIVTKAIRYPLLIDPQLQGKTWIKNKEKDFELQITLLSHKYFRNHLEDSVSLGRPLLIEDVAEELDPVLDNLLEKNFIKIGTTYKVKLGDKEVDISKDFRLYITTKFPNPSYNPEVFARVSVIDFTVTMKGLEDQLLGRVILTEEEELETERVQLIADVTANRRNIKELEANLLHKLTTVQGPLIEDVELMTVLNTTKQTAAEVNEKLNIARETEIKIDAAREEYRPIATRGSVLYFLICDMAHVNSMYQTSLVQFLERFDISMARSEKSPVIHKRIHHVIEYLTYEVFKYKARGLYEIHKYMFSLLMTLKIDLQRGNISHEEFEFFIKGGAALDLKTVQPKPCKWITDVTWLHLVALSDLKQFQYILTQVPASEKLWKLWFDKDTPEEEIIPDGYNNLDTFRRLLIIRAWCMDRTLSQSRKYIASSLGMRYAEAVITLLDVMHSESRPDTPMVCFLSMGSDPSPSIEQLAKNMEILCKSISMGQGQEVHARKLLNSAVTDGFWVLCQNCHLGLDYMNEMVIFILEMQSPHPDFRIWITTEPHPNFPISLLQMSIKFTYEPPQGVKAGLTATYSGMNQIMLDQCDVPQYIPLIYAVSFLHTVVQERRKFGPLGWNIPYEFNTADWYMIGEVQYGGRVTDDYDKRLLNTFAKVWFLDALFNEDFEFYKGYPVLNYNNIAEYLKVIDSMVSIDPPQVYGLHSNADITYQSNTTQAVLDTIISIQPKEAGVGSGESREMVVTRQAKDMLDKLPTPYDFFVVKERLNIMGITQPMNIFLKQEIDRINVVIVLLITMLNDLLLAIEGVIIMNEQLRDTFDNIYDARIPDVWRVRSWESSTLGFWFTELLERNQQFSTWLFTGRPMRFWMTGFFNPQGFLTAMRQEVTRGHEGWALDNVTLHNSIMRYYAEDIKSPPDEGVYVIGLILEGAGWDRRNNMLCESANKVLYVNMPVVYIFALYNKPDKDPKLYECPLYKKPQRTYNLLVTPLWLQTNKPPEHWILRGVALLCDNK